A window of the Butyricimonas faecalis genome harbors these coding sequences:
- the hisIE gene encoding bifunctional phosphoribosyl-AMP cyclohydrolase/phosphoribosyl-ATP diphosphatase HisIE, with protein MVNITELKFDAAGLIPAIVQDADTRVVLMQGYMNRESLIETERSGKVCFFSRSRQRLWTKGEESGHFLLVKEILVDCDRDSLLVKVNPVGPTCHTGQDTCWGEKNVNKDFLFYLQRYLEKRKDASPEISYTARLIGKGINKVAQKVGEEAVELVIEAKDDNEDLFLNEAADLMYHYIVLLIAKGYRLEDVERVLEGRHGKAKS; from the coding sequence CAGAGTTGAAATTTGATGCAGCCGGATTAATTCCGGCAATCGTGCAGGATGCAGATACACGAGTGGTGTTAATGCAAGGGTATATGAACCGGGAATCTCTCATCGAGACAGAGCGTTCCGGAAAGGTGTGTTTTTTCAGTCGTTCCCGGCAGCGGTTGTGGACGAAAGGTGAGGAGAGCGGACACTTTTTACTGGTGAAGGAGATTCTGGTAGATTGTGATCGGGATTCCTTATTGGTGAAGGTGAATCCCGTGGGACCAACTTGCCACACGGGACAAGATACATGCTGGGGAGAAAAGAACGTGAATAAGGATTTCTTGTTTTACTTGCAGCGATATCTGGAAAAACGGAAAGATGCATCTCCGGAAATATCCTATACGGCCCGCTTGATTGGGAAGGGGATTAACAAGGTCGCTCAAAAGGTGGGAGAAGAGGCCGTGGAACTGGTTATCGAGGCAAAGGATGATAACGAGGATTTATTCCTGAACGAGGCCGCCGATCTAATGTACCACTACATCGTGTTGTTAATTGCAAAAGGATACAGGTTGGAGGACGTGGAGAGGGTGTTGGAGGGAAGACATGGGAAAGCTAAAAGTTAA